The proteins below come from a single Gimesia alba genomic window:
- a CDS encoding outer membrane protein assembly factor BamB family protein, with product MVTFFSRLFLVGVLLVAGCTKTTPVEEISVQSSGVSLSDSDIPDLSTVWPGWRGPQRNGHAPDQALPTEWDETKNVKWRTFLPGRGHGSPVIVNDLVLLATADDQNQEQMIMAFNRTDGTVRWEKVLHKGGFPSPGELHKKGTNANGTLLCDGERIYAVFLNSGKIIATAFDLDGKQLWQKELGAFNSKFGYAPSPPAL from the coding sequence ATGGTTACATTTTTCAGCCGTTTGTTCCTGGTCGGTGTTCTATTGGTTGCCGGTTGTACGAAGACGACTCCGGTAGAAGAAATCTCCGTCCAGTCGAGTGGCGTCTCATTAAGTGATTCCGATATTCCGGATCTTTCCACAGTCTGGCCTGGTTGGCGCGGACCGCAGCGAAACGGCCACGCTCCTGATCAAGCACTGCCAACAGAGTGGGATGAGACGAAAAATGTAAAGTGGAGGACGTTTCTTCCCGGGCGCGGGCATGGCTCGCCTGTGATTGTGAATGATCTGGTATTGCTGGCGACTGCCGATGACCAGAATCAGGAGCAGATGATCATGGCCTTTAATCGTACCGATGGAACGGTTCGTTGGGAAAAAGTCTTGCATAAAGGGGGCTTTCCTTCACCGGGAGAACTACACAAAAAAGGGACGAATGCAAACGGGACGTTGTTGTGTGATGGAGAACGCATTTATGCGGTCTTTCTAAATTCAGGAAAGATCATCGCAACGGCGTTTGATTTAGACGGCAAGCAACTCTGGCAGAAAGAGCTGGGCGCCTTCAACTCAAAATTCGGTTATGCCCCTTCCCCCCCTGCTCTATAA
- a CDS encoding outer membrane protein assembly factor BamB family protein: MPLPPLLYKSFVIIAADNRGGGYIAALDRKSGKIAWRVSRPAVSTYSSPVVAHVGGRDQLLISGCDQVASFDPATGKENWSTPCLAEATCGTIVTTDDKIFASGGYPKRETVGLSAEGKLLWSDKTKIYEPSMLVEGEQLYGITDDGIVFCWSTETGDVLWKHRLRGSFSASPILCNGLIYVPNLSGETFVFKAQKDGFEEVAVNQLGSDCYASPAVADGELFLRVGTQSGGKRQEELVCIGADQPAE, from the coding sequence ATGCCCCTTCCCCCCCTGCTCTATAAATCCTTTGTGATTATCGCCGCCGATAACCGGGGCGGCGGTTATATTGCCGCACTGGATCGGAAATCGGGCAAGATTGCCTGGCGGGTTTCGCGGCCTGCGGTCAGTACGTATTCCAGTCCGGTGGTGGCGCATGTCGGGGGCCGCGATCAATTGCTGATCAGCGGCTGTGATCAGGTTGCCAGTTTTGATCCTGCGACAGGGAAAGAAAACTGGAGCACTCCCTGTCTGGCCGAAGCGACGTGCGGCACGATTGTCACAACGGATGACAAAATTTTCGCCAGTGGTGGTTATCCCAAACGTGAAACGGTGGGTTTATCTGCCGAGGGGAAACTGCTCTGGTCTGATAAAACCAAAATCTATGAACCATCCATGCTGGTTGAGGGAGAACAGCTCTACGGGATCACGGACGACGGGATCGTCTTCTGCTGGTCAACCGAGACGGGCGACGTGCTCTGGAAACATCGCCTGCGTGGTTCATTCAGCGCTTCGCCAATTTTGTGTAACGGGCTGATCTATGTGCCGAATCTGTCAGGAGAAACGTTTGTGTTTAAGGCGCAGAAAGACGGTTTTGAGGAAGTCGCCGTGAACCAGCTGGGAAGTGACTGCTATGCGAGTCCCGCTGTCGCCGATGGGGAACTGTTTTTGAGAGTCGGCACACAGTCGGGTGGAAAACGCCAGGAAGAGCTGGTGTGTATCGGTGCGGATCAACCTGCTGAGTGA
- the rimK gene encoding 30S ribosomal protein S6--L-glutamate ligase, translating into MKETDPKLIVGSEEWCAFPDLGIPAMKARVDSGAKTSSIHAFNVQKFRRQGETWVSFEVHPLQNNRRVVVRCERPIVDKRVVKSSSGISETRFVVLATLKIGTVAWEIELTLANRDSMGFRMLLGREAMSGRMLVDPSISFCMGQVSSDTLDKHYGKREQIRSGLKIALLASNQELYSNQRILEAGEERGHEMEFLDIKQCYMKLDAVEPEAHYRGGKTLDDLDAVITRIRPSITYYGCALARQFESMNVLTANTSTAITQSRDKLYSLQLMLKSDINIPTTGFANSPMDTNDLIEMVGGAPLIVKLLEGSQGRGVVLAETRKAAESVINAFKALRANLLVQEFVKEADGKDLRCFVIDGKVVASIQREAAPGEFRANIHQGGTASIVKITPTERKLAVKATKALGLMIAGVDIIRSKNGPLLLEVNSSPGLEGIEAATGKDIAGMMIAAIEKKLKWKRELSSKRTK; encoded by the coding sequence ATGAAAGAGACTGACCCCAAACTGATTGTTGGCAGTGAAGAATGGTGTGCTTTTCCCGATCTGGGAATTCCTGCCATGAAAGCACGTGTGGACTCCGGTGCCAAAACGTCCTCGATCCATGCCTTTAATGTCCAGAAATTTCGTAGACAGGGGGAAACCTGGGTCAGTTTTGAAGTCCATCCGCTGCAGAATAACCGGCGGGTCGTTGTGCGATGTGAGCGTCCGATTGTCGACAAACGCGTTGTCAAAAGCTCCAGCGGGATCTCGGAAACACGTTTTGTCGTGCTGGCCACGCTCAAGATAGGCACGGTCGCCTGGGAAATTGAACTCACGCTGGCCAACCGGGATTCCATGGGTTTTCGCATGCTCTTGGGCCGTGAAGCTATGAGCGGACGCATGCTGGTCGATCCTTCGATCAGCTTCTGCATGGGTCAGGTCTCCAGTGACACACTCGACAAACATTATGGCAAACGGGAACAAATCCGCAGCGGACTCAAAATTGCACTGCTCGCCAGTAACCAGGAACTCTATAGCAACCAGCGTATTCTGGAAGCTGGTGAAGAGCGCGGACATGAGATGGAGTTTCTCGACATTAAACAATGTTATATGAAACTCGATGCCGTCGAACCGGAAGCACACTACCGTGGAGGCAAGACGCTCGACGATCTGGATGCAGTCATTACGCGGATTCGTCCCAGTATCACTTATTACGGCTGTGCTCTGGCACGTCAGTTTGAAAGTATGAATGTACTGACTGCAAACACATCAACGGCCATCACACAATCCCGCGACAAACTCTATTCACTGCAATTGATGCTGAAAAGCGACATTAACATCCCCACCACCGGTTTTGCAAACTCTCCGATGGACACGAACGACCTGATCGAAATGGTTGGCGGGGCGCCCCTGATCGTCAAGCTGCTGGAAGGCTCACAGGGGCGCGGCGTTGTCTTGGCTGAAACCAGAAAAGCAGCCGAGAGTGTGATCAACGCCTTTAAAGCACTCCGCGCGAATCTGCTGGTTCAGGAATTTGTCAAAGAAGCAGACGGCAAAGACCTGCGCTGCTTCGTGATTGACGGCAAAGTCGTCGCCTCGATCCAACGCGAAGCGGCCCCAGGTGAATTCCGGGCCAACATTCATCAGGGGGGCACGGCTTCCATCGTCAAAATCACTCCCACGGAACGGAAACTCGCCGTCAAAGCCACCAAGGCCCTCGGATTAATGATCGCCGGCGTCGATATCATTCGCTCCAAAAACGGACCGCTTCTGCTGGAAGTCAACTCGTCCCCCGGTCTGGAAGGTATCGAAGCCGCCACCGGCAAAGACATCGCCGGCATGATGATCGCCGCGATCGAGAAGAAGCTCAAATGGAAACGCGAACTGAGCAGCAAACGAACGAAATAA
- a CDS encoding GNAT family N-acetyltransferase, which produces MNQITVRQAVLADMDLLVPLFDSYRQFYGRTSDLAAAREFLSARFQHGESTLFLAFESETPVGFMQLYPSFSSVSLARTFILNDLFVSPSGRRKGIGTQLLTAAIDYAKSLQAVRLSLATEITNETAQALYQSSGWKRDEQFYAYHFTL; this is translated from the coding sequence ATGAACCAAATCACTGTCAGACAAGCCGTTCTCGCCGATATGGATCTTCTCGTGCCTCTGTTTGACAGCTACCGTCAGTTCTACGGACGCACCAGCGATCTTGCTGCCGCGCGAGAATTTCTCTCAGCACGATTTCAACATGGGGAATCAACCCTCTTTCTCGCCTTTGAGTCGGAGACTCCTGTTGGGTTCATGCAACTCTATCCCAGCTTCTCCTCGGTCTCTCTTGCCAGAACATTTATTTTGAATGATCTGTTCGTGAGTCCCTCAGGTCGTCGCAAAGGCATTGGCACTCAACTGCTGACCGCTGCCATTGATTATGCGAAATCCTTGCAGGCAGTTCGGCTCTCACTCGCAACAGAAATTACCAACGAGACGGCTCAAGCCTTGTATCAGTCGTCTGGCTGGAAGCGAGATGAGCAGTTTTATGCCTACCACTTTACACTGTAG
- a CDS encoding DUF1559 domain-containing protein → MMKRRRGFTLIELLVVIAIIAILIALLLPAVQMAREAARRVQCKNHLKQLGLALHNYHETHSRLPLMASDSLYGYSPSAQLLPYLDQANLQNLIDFREPLLTGPAWAATINPSLEVVARQVLPVFLCPSDAGDVYYTDDNGTVWAGSNYMVNGGSGLSTNYCSSENDGLFWRGSSTQFRDITDGTTNTIFMAETLFGDRGPDTTLLVNPDRQMKRVSGGGPCSASSDDLAARSATRYEGRRAGSWIRTLGYSTLVHGYYPPNSTEPDVAHHGEVISGARSLHPGGVNALLCDGSVRFVGENIDLLTLRHLFSRADGEVIGEF, encoded by the coding sequence ATGATGAAGAGACGACGCGGTTTTACGTTAATTGAATTACTAGTGGTGATTGCCATCATTGCGATTTTAATCGCTCTGTTATTACCGGCGGTTCAGATGGCGCGCGAAGCGGCACGTCGTGTGCAGTGTAAGAATCATCTCAAGCAGTTGGGGCTGGCATTACACAATTATCACGAAACGCATTCCCGGCTCCCGCTGATGGCTTCTGACTCCTTATATGGTTATTCGCCTTCCGCGCAGCTGCTTCCCTACCTCGATCAGGCTAATTTGCAGAATTTGATTGATTTTCGGGAGCCGTTACTGACAGGGCCCGCCTGGGCGGCAACGATCAATCCGTCATTGGAAGTTGTGGCCCGACAGGTGCTGCCGGTCTTTCTCTGTCCCAGTGATGCGGGAGACGTGTATTACACGGATGACAATGGAACGGTCTGGGCTGGTTCGAATTATATGGTTAACGGCGGTTCCGGACTCAGTACGAATTATTGTTCCTCTGAAAATGATGGCCTGTTCTGGCGGGGTTCCTCGACTCAGTTTCGTGATATTACCGATGGTACAACGAATACGATTTTCATGGCAGAAACTCTGTTTGGAGACCGGGGGCCGGACACGACGTTGTTAGTGAATCCGGACCGGCAGATGAAACGGGTGAGTGGCGGCGGTCCCTGCTCTGCCTCTTCGGATGATCTGGCAGCTCGATCGGCAACCAGATACGAAGGTCGCCGCGCAGGCTCCTGGATTCGAACGTTGGGCTATAGCACTCTGGTGCATGGCTACTATCCTCCCAATTCAACAGAACCGGATGTTGCCCATCATGGTGAAGTGATTTCCGGAGCACGAAGTTTGCACCCCGGCGGCGTCAATGCATTGTTGTGTGATGGCAGTGTGAGGTTTGTTGGTGAAAATATCGATTTACTGACGCTGCGTCATCTTTTTAGCAGAGCCGATGGCGAAGTCATTGGTGAATTTTGA
- a CDS encoding outer membrane protein assembly factor BamB family protein, with product MFKNKLTIFFAITILVCVATVEAADVWSGFRGNGSNISPAVNLPVKWSPEQGIRWKQTVPGYGQSSPVVWKNQVFVTSIEGPQQETCLLHVYDLTNGQPVWSKEFKASQTKKTSSMVSRAAPTPVVDENGIYAFYESGDVVAYTHSGTPLWQRSLVKDYGAFVSNHGIGNSLAQTADQIIVLTAHEGPSYLLSLDKKTGKTNWKTDRESGVAWTSPTIADRDGTPEIIVSSRGTVNGYQGLTGKLLWTHSGISGNTIPSASVYQDTILIGASMDRRNPNAAKASASNCCLKLVTKEGKPTFEVLWKANKAVSYYCTPLAYEGCAYFVNKVGVVYCLDLQTGKQHYAQRLTGPCWSSPLAAGNQIYFFTKKGTTDVLRPGSEYKLLASNPLIAEKEEQPETEKTAKPDTKAKSDSRGAGRSGYPQLGATVYGTAAVDQSLLIRTGTELYCIGSTEK from the coding sequence GTGTTCAAAAATAAACTGACAATCTTTTTCGCTATCACGATCCTTGTTTGCGTTGCAACTGTGGAAGCCGCTGATGTCTGGTCCGGTTTTCGTGGCAATGGTTCCAATATTTCACCGGCCGTGAATCTGCCTGTCAAATGGTCTCCCGAACAGGGAATTCGCTGGAAACAAACCGTCCCCGGTTACGGGCAATCCTCGCCGGTCGTCTGGAAAAACCAGGTTTTTGTTACATCCATCGAAGGGCCACAACAGGAAACCTGCTTGCTCCACGTGTACGACCTGACGAACGGACAGCCAGTCTGGTCGAAAGAATTCAAAGCCAGTCAGACCAAGAAAACCTCTTCAATGGTCTCCCGCGCTGCTCCGACGCCGGTGGTTGATGAAAACGGAATCTATGCCTTTTACGAAAGTGGTGATGTCGTCGCTTATACGCATTCCGGGACTCCACTCTGGCAGCGTTCTTTAGTCAAAGATTACGGTGCGTTTGTCAGCAATCACGGCATCGGCAATTCACTCGCACAAACTGCAGATCAGATCATCGTGTTAACCGCTCATGAAGGTCCTTCTTACCTGTTGTCTTTGGATAAAAAAACCGGCAAAACAAACTGGAAAACCGATCGCGAATCAGGTGTCGCCTGGACTTCTCCTACGATTGCCGATCGAGACGGCACTCCGGAAATCATCGTCAGTTCACGTGGTACCGTGAATGGATACCAGGGTCTCACCGGCAAGCTGCTCTGGACACACTCCGGCATCAGCGGCAATACCATCCCTTCTGCCTCCGTCTATCAAGATACGATTCTGATTGGCGCTTCAATGGATCGCAGAAATCCAAACGCCGCCAAAGCCAGTGCTTCCAACTGCTGTTTGAAACTGGTCACCAAAGAGGGAAAACCAACATTTGAAGTCCTCTGGAAAGCGAACAAAGCGGTTTCTTATTACTGTACTCCGCTCGCCTACGAAGGTTGTGCTTACTTTGTCAATAAGGTCGGCGTCGTCTACTGTCTCGACCTGCAGACAGGTAAACAACACTACGCCCAACGCCTCACTGGTCCCTGCTGGAGTTCCCCACTCGCTGCTGGAAACCAAATCTACTTCTTTACGAAAAAAGGAACGACCGACGTCCTCCGCCCGGGATCCGAATATAAATTACTGGCTTCCAATCCTCTCATTGCTGAAAAGGAGGAGCAACCGGAAACAGAAAAAACCGCAAAACCGGATACGAAAGCAAAGTCTGACAGTCGCGGCGCCGGCAGAAGCGGCTATCCTCAACTGGGGGCCACCGTGTATGGCACCGCCGCCGTCGATCAGTCCCTCCTGATTCGCACTGGAACGGAACTCTACTGCATCGGATCAACTGAAAAATAA
- a CDS encoding RrF2 family transcriptional regulator: MISQTEEYALRAMTCLAFRHPHFTTRDQVFEVTQVPHAYLPKIMLELNRTGLIRSQRGQNGGYALIQPPHNISLLEIIKSVRSGTAKNAPLYATSNSTEINQLYEHLNQTFSMLETALDQTTLADIMSPPVKQNLKEQHCVQK, from the coding sequence ATGATCTCTCAAACCGAAGAATATGCATTACGGGCGATGACCTGCCTGGCATTTCGTCATCCTCACTTTACGACACGCGATCAAGTCTTCGAGGTGACTCAGGTCCCGCACGCTTATCTCCCCAAAATTATGTTGGAATTAAATCGAACCGGCCTCATTCGTTCGCAGCGTGGGCAAAACGGCGGCTATGCCTTGATTCAACCCCCGCACAATATTTCTCTTCTGGAGATTATTAAATCGGTCAGATCGGGGACTGCAAAAAATGCGCCCTTATATGCCACGTCAAATTCAACTGAAATCAATCAATTATACGAACATCTGAACCAGACGTTTTCCATGCTGGAAACCGCTCTCGATCAAACAACATTGGCAGATATCATGTCGCCTCCTGTAAAACAGAATTTAAAGGAACAGCACTGTGTTCAAAAATAA
- a CDS encoding DUF4198 domain-containing protein produces the protein MKTFQWTAAIICLIAATMTNQAFAHFLWLLPQAEGKNNAAKVQLYFGEAAEPDDPDLLKKLTDIKVWEKTSKGQLETYKLTAGDDSLFITPKPKGAGRAAYGLNHTYGVITRGESQFLLKYYAKAFPQKSQRVWTKIDCSMQLPLEIVPVLKGEEVTLQVNWNGKPLADAELKIIGPKTSSETVTATTNAKGQFQTKLTDGVYSIRTKHVEEKKGEHEGDKYDSIRHYSTLTLPFVALPDNSKTTAAEVNSKYPQLPDAISSFGAAVSGDYLYVYSGHIGRAHAHSAENLSQKFQRLNLKQPKAWESLPFKTPLQGLAMAPHGDSVYRVGGLSVTNKKKEDSLMESLPTVERFAPEKKAWEAVTPMPTGRSSHDSVFLGDQLYVVGGWTMRKGDESIWQDEMLVLDASQAAPKWNAIKQPFQRRALSAAAHQGQIFAMGGIDADGDISHEVDIYTPATGKWTKGPELPGSTMNGFGTTAWSIGGNLYVSGMDGDVFQLDKENNAWKKAGALNTPRFFHRLLPDGNGGLLAIGGASRKGHLKSIEQVNLN, from the coding sequence ATGAAAACATTTCAATGGACCGCAGCCATCATCTGCCTGATAGCTGCCACAATGACAAATCAGGCATTTGCCCATTTCCTCTGGCTCCTTCCACAGGCTGAAGGCAAAAACAACGCCGCGAAAGTTCAACTCTATTTTGGAGAAGCCGCAGAACCCGATGACCCGGACCTGCTCAAGAAACTCACAGACATCAAAGTTTGGGAAAAGACTTCAAAAGGTCAACTGGAAACTTACAAATTGACCGCCGGCGATGATTCACTGTTCATCACCCCCAAACCCAAAGGGGCGGGAAGAGCAGCCTATGGTCTCAACCATACTTACGGCGTCATCACTCGCGGCGAGAGCCAGTTTCTGCTGAAGTATTATGCCAAAGCGTTCCCTCAAAAGAGTCAGCGTGTCTGGACTAAAATTGACTGTTCCATGCAACTGCCGCTGGAAATCGTGCCTGTCCTCAAAGGGGAAGAAGTCACGCTACAGGTCAACTGGAATGGCAAACCACTGGCAGACGCCGAGCTCAAAATCATTGGGCCCAAAACCAGCAGTGAAACTGTTACCGCGACTACAAATGCCAAAGGTCAGTTCCAGACGAAATTAACCGACGGCGTCTATTCCATTCGAACCAAACATGTCGAAGAGAAAAAAGGCGAACACGAAGGCGACAAGTACGACAGCATCAGACACTACTCCACACTGACTCTGCCATTCGTCGCTCTGCCAGATAACAGTAAGACAACAGCCGCTGAAGTAAACAGTAAATACCCTCAGCTTCCCGATGCGATCTCCAGTTTCGGTGCCGCTGTCAGTGGAGATTATCTATACGTTTACAGTGGCCACATCGGCCGCGCCCACGCACACAGTGCTGAAAACCTTTCGCAGAAATTTCAGCGACTGAACCTGAAACAGCCAAAGGCATGGGAATCTCTGCCATTCAAAACACCTCTGCAGGGCTTAGCCATGGCCCCCCATGGTGACAGCGTCTACCGAGTGGGTGGTCTCTCGGTTACCAATAAGAAAAAAGAAGATTCCCTGATGGAATCACTGCCAACGGTGGAGCGTTTTGCACCGGAAAAGAAAGCCTGGGAAGCTGTCACCCCCATGCCCACCGGTCGCTCTTCACACGACTCTGTATTCCTGGGAGACCAGCTATACGTTGTTGGTGGCTGGACCATGCGAAAAGGGGATGAATCGATCTGGCAGGATGAAATGCTTGTTCTGGATGCATCTCAGGCAGCCCCCAAGTGGAATGCCATTAAACAACCATTTCAGCGTCGTGCCCTTTCTGCTGCCGCTCATCAGGGGCAGATCTTTGCCATGGGAGGCATTGATGCCGACGGCGATATCAGTCATGAAGTCGACATCTACACTCCCGCAACCGGCAAATGGACCAAAGGCCCTGAGCTGCCCGGCAGCACGATGAATGGCTTCGGGACAACAGCCTGGAGTATCGGCGGAAATCTGTATGTCAGTGGAATGGACGGCGACGTCTTTCAGCTGGATAAAGAAAACAATGCCTGGAAAAAAGCAGGGGCGCTCAACACGCCACGATTTTTCCATCGCCTGTTGCCCGACGGTAACGGCGGTCTGCTCGCCATTGGTGGTGCCTCTCGCAAAGGGCACCTCAAATCCATTGAGCAGGTCAATCTGAATTAA